A region of Peromyscus maniculatus bairdii isolate BWxNUB_F1_BW_parent chromosome 7, HU_Pman_BW_mat_3.1, whole genome shotgun sequence DNA encodes the following proteins:
- the Msantd2 gene encoding myb/SANT-like DNA-binding domain-containing protein 2 isoform X3: protein MEDYSQEDWGNHSQDLHGYPTDQELDEMPVSKRTLKIKQESSEEAQKRDTMQNIVQILESVQLKWELFQSWTDFSRLHLSNKLAIFGIGYNTRWKEDIRYHYAEISSQVPLGKRLREYFNSEKPEGRIIMTRVQKMNWKNVYYKFLEITISEARCLELHMEIDWIPIAHSKPTGGNVVQYLLPGGIPKSPGLYAIGYEECIERPLSPDEERQALDPAKEGRVGLETLSAQASLQVEIEPTRIVYCYLGIAEVRTLQQCLFLHFQANTKTFSKDWVGINGFLSQNCIVDPGISPKSIYIKFVEVERDFLSAGSLVECLEKAIGYPLKFNN from the exons atgAAATGCCAGTTTCAAAGAGAacgttaaaaataaaacaagagtctTCTGAAGAAGCACA GAAACGAGACACTATGCAGAATATTGTACAGATTTTGGAGTCAGTGCAGTTGAAATGGGAACTGTTTCAGAGTTGGACAGACTTTTCAAGACTCCATCTTTCCAATAAACTGGCCATTTTTGGAATTGGCTATAACACCCGCTGGAAAGAGGATATCCGTTACCATTATGCCGAGATCAGCTCACAGGTGCCCCTTGGCAAGCGTCTTCGGGAGTACTTCAACTCTGAGAAGCCTGAGGGACGCATAATTATGACCCGAGTGCAAAAAATGAACTGGAAGAACGTGTACTACAAATTTTTAGAGATCACCATTAGTGAAGCTAGATGCCTAGAGCTGCACATGGAAATTGACTGGATACCCATTGCCCACTCCAAGCCAACTGGTGGGAATGTTGTTCAGTATTTACTGCCAGGAGGGATTCCTAAAAGTCCAGGTCTTTATGCCATTGGCTATGAAGAATGTATTGAGAGGCCTCTCTCACCAGATGAGGAGCGCCAGGCCCTGGACCCAGCAAAGGAGGGCCGGGTTGGCCTGGAAACCCTCTCTGCACAAGCCTCATTACAGGTGGAAATAGAGCCCACCCGGATCGTCTACTGCTACCTAGGTATTGCTGAGGTCAGGACTCTGCAGCAGTGcttgtttttacattttcaagCAAATACCAAAACCTTCAGTAAAGATTGGGTTGGTATTAATGGGTTTTTGTCTCAGAACTGTATTGTGGATCCTGGAATTTCCCCCAAATCCATCTATATCAAATTTGTAGAAGTTGAGAGGGATTTTCTTTCTGCAGGCTCATTAGTTGAGTGCCTGGAAAAAGCCATCGGATACCCCTTAAAATTTAACAACTGA